One Pelodiscus sinensis isolate JC-2024 chromosome 24, ASM4963464v1, whole genome shotgun sequence DNA segment encodes these proteins:
- the LOC106732720 gene encoding SLAM family member 8-like yields the protein MEVTLVSPSVPLVLLALISFLAGIRTSQAPTPHRRVNGILGGFVLLAVHPSPGRKMKSIEWSFHAENSETILLAEFNEGIFERLNASDRFQQRLEMHNETSLRIKALELGDSGVYEARIKTKEGTLEDRAFLVTIYEPVPVPEIRSHSLSSTVAGCNVILECLVLGREGVNISWTRGNPLRDLGDLERYQLSPDGRSLNLSLPPNPPDSNFTCTASNPADQKSSSFVLPSICQSKDTDTDLLKWMLPVCIGLIVVTAACVGTWLWKKRREKPVSRDAVPECHYAEIKRRSPPEGNEPDPSCPHEAPPVTTIYDQIRMVPAETYEQIT from the exons GCATCAGAACTAGCCAAGCGCCGACTCCCCACCGCCGGGTGAATGGGATTCTGGGAGGATTCGTCCTGCTGGCTGTGCATCCATCCCCTGGGAGAAAGATGAAAAGCATTGAATGGAGCTTTCATGCTGAGAATAGTGAGACGATTCTGCTGGCTGAGTTCAATGAGGGAATATTTGAGAGACTGAATGCCAGTGACAGATTTCAGCAGAGGCTGGAAATGCACAACGAGACCTCGCTGAGGATCAAGGCCCTGGAGCTGGGCGACAGCGGAGTTTATGAGGCCCGGATTAAGACAAAAGAAGGCACTCTGGAGGATCGGGCCTTTCTCGTCACTATCTATG AGCCCGTGCCGGTGCCGGAGATAAGGAGCCACTCGCTCTCCAGCACGGTAGCTGGGTGCAACGTCATCCTGGAGTGCCTGGTGCTTGGCAGGGAAGGGGTTAACATCTCCTGGACCAGAGGGAACCCACTGCGAGACCTGGGCGATCTGGAGCGGTACCAGCTCAGCCCTGATGGCAGGAGCCTCAATCTGTCCCTGCCGCCCAACCCCCCGGACTCCAACTTCACCTGCACGGCCAGCAACCCTGCGGACCAGAAGAGCTCATCTTTTGTCCTGCCGAGCATCTGCCAAAGCAAAG ACACAGACACGGACTTACTCAAATGGATGTTGCCTGTTTGCATTGGGTTGATCGTTGTCACGGCAGCATGTGTTGGGACGTGGCTATGGAAGAAAAGGAGGGAAAAGCCAGTCAGCCGAG ATGCTGTTCCGGAATGCCATTATGCTGAGATCAAGAGGAGAAGCCCTCCGGAGGGGAACGAGCCG GACCCTAGCTGCCCGCATGAGGCGCCACCTGTCACCACTATCTACGATCAGATCCGAATGGTCCCAGCTGAAACCTATGAGCAGATCACTTAA